One segment of Solanum lycopersicum chromosome 1, SLM_r2.1 DNA contains the following:
- the LOC101258894 gene encoding L-cysteine desulfhydrase, translating into MEPANDDDHRANGSDHSHLAKKPKLSTRSSSLITDSEIREEFAHHQTGIARINNGSFGSCPASIIAAQKRWQLRFLQQPDDFFLNHLQKRILHSRTIIKDVINAEHVDEVSLVDNATTAAAIVLQHVGWAFAEGRFKKGDAVVMLHCAFQAVKKSIEAYVTRAGGSVIVVHLPFPLRSEEEIVAEFRKALAKGKANGKKVRLAIIDHITSMPCVVIPVRDLVKICREEGVERVFVDAAHAIGSVPVDVKEIGADFYVSNLHKWFFCPPSVAFLYCRKSPVSPDLHHPVVSHEYGNGLAIESAWIGTRDYSSQLVIPEVLEFINRFEGGIEGIRLRNHKAVIEMGQMLANAWGTSLGCPPDMSPGMAMVGLPVNLKILSDKDALNLRNHLRDHFAVEVPIHYEEIKELQDGDGYVTGYARISHQVYNKVDDYIKLKDAILQLVRDGVTCKMLHSE; encoded by the coding sequence ATGGAACCGGCGAACGACGATGACCACCGAGCTAATGGCTCCGACCACAGTCATTTGGCTAAGAAACCTAAGCTGTCCACCAGATCGTCTTCTCTCATTACGGATTCCGAAATACGTGAAGAGTTCGCCCATCATCAGACCGGGATAGCTCGTATCAATAATGGCAGCTTCGGTAGCTGTCCGGCATCCATCATCGCAGCTCAGAAGCGTTGGCAGCTCCGTTTTCTACAGCAACCCGATGACTTCTTCCTTAACCATCTTCAGAAGCGGATTCTACATTCACGGACTATTATCAAGGATGTTATTAATGCGGAGCACGTGGATGAGGTATCTCTTGTGGATAACGCTACTACTGCCGCTGCTATCGTTCTTCAACATGTTGGATGGGCTTTCGCGGAGGGACGGTTTAAGAAAGGAGATGCTGTAGTCATGCTCCATTGTGCGTTTCAGGCTGTTAAGAAATCGATTGAAGCTTATGTCACCCGGGCTGGTGGTTCTGTGATCGTTGTTCATTTGccctttcctcttcgttcggaGGAAGAGATTGTTGCGGAGTTTCGGAAAGCCTTGGCTAAGGGGAAAGCGAATGGAAAGAAGGTTCGGTTGGCTATCATTGATCACATTACATCAATGCCGTGTGTTGTCATACCTGTGCGTGATTTGGTTAAGATTTGTAGGGAAGAAGGTGTTGAACGAGTATTTGTCGATGCTGCCCATGCCATTGGCAGTGTTCCTGTCGATGTTAAAGAAATTGGAGCTGATTTTTATGTAAGCAACTTGCACAAGTGGTTTTTCTGTCCTCCATCGGTTGCCTTTTTGTATTGTCGGAAATCACCTGTATCACCTGATCTACACCATCCTGTGGTGTCGCATGAATATGGTAATGGACTAGCCATTGAAAGTGCATGGATAGGGACGAGAGACTACAGCTCTCAGCTAGTTATACCTGAGGTGTTAGAATTTATAAATAGGTTTGAGGGTGGGATTGAGGGAATTAGGTTGAGGAATCATAAGGCTGTGATTGAAATGGGACAAATGTTGGCCAATGCTTGGGGAACATCGCTTGGCTGCCCCCCTGACATGTCTCCAGGTATGGCAATGGTTGGTTTGCCTGTTAACCTTAAGATTCTCAGCGATAAGGATGctttaaatttgagaaatcaTTTGCGTGACCATTTTGCGGTGGAAGTCCCAATTCACTACGAGGAAATAAAGGAATTACAGGATGGTGATGGCTACGTGACAGGATATGCTCGGATTTCTCATCAGGTTTACAATAAGGTTGATGACTATATAAAGTTGAAGGATGCAATTCTTCAGCTTGTGCGAGACGGAGTAACTTGTAAGATGCTTCACTCAGAATAA
- the LOC101259480 gene encoding uncharacterized protein isoform X2, whose amino-acid sequence MADEDFPPPVRLMNFVSEEQLAESKKTRGARVEDGTAQRDRPLYEILKENKDKKDAEFNERFKHQPPKALDEDETEFLEKLEMSRREYEKQVADEEDEQLRSFQAAVAAKSTIVHEIKEMPLVPKVQVHIRAVMLAFLLGSASGHVSHHPSQCLRACVSSS is encoded by the exons ATGGCGGACGAGGATTTTCCACCTCCGGTGAGGTTGATGAATTTTGTCTCCGAAGAACAG TTGGCAGAATCCAAGAAAACTCGGGGTGCTCGGGTTGAAGATGGAACTGCTCAGAGAGATCGCCCTCTTTATGAG ATCTTGAAGGAGAACAAGGACAAGAAAGATGCTGAATTTAATGAACGCTTTAAACACC AACCACCCAAAGCCTTAGATGAGGACGAGACCGAGTTTCTTGAGAAGCTTGAAATG TCAAGGAGAGAATATGAGAAGCAAGTGGCTGATGAAGAAGATGAGCAGCTGCGAAGTTTTCAA GCTGCTGTTGCTGCAAAGTCTACGATTGTACATGAAATCAAGGAGATGCCTCTTGTTCCCAAAGTCCAG GTGCACATCAGGGCGGTCATGCTGGCGTTTCTCCTAGGAAGTGCCTCAGGGCATGTGTCTCATCATCCTAGCCAGTGCCTCAGGGCGTGCGTCTCATCATCCTAG
- the LOC101259480 gene encoding uncharacterized protein isoform X3 gives MADEDFPPPVRLMNFVSEEQLAESKKTRGARVEDGTAQRDRPLYEILKENKDKKDAEFNERFKHQPPKALDEDETEFLEKLEMSRREYEKQVADEEDEQLRSFQAAVAAKSTIVHEIKEMPLVPKVQLGAHQGGHAGVSPRKCLRACVSSS, from the exons ATGGCGGACGAGGATTTTCCACCTCCGGTGAGGTTGATGAATTTTGTCTCCGAAGAACAG TTGGCAGAATCCAAGAAAACTCGGGGTGCTCGGGTTGAAGATGGAACTGCTCAGAGAGATCGCCCTCTTTATGAG ATCTTGAAGGAGAACAAGGACAAGAAAGATGCTGAATTTAATGAACGCTTTAAACACC AACCACCCAAAGCCTTAGATGAGGACGAGACCGAGTTTCTTGAGAAGCTTGAAATG TCAAGGAGAGAATATGAGAAGCAAGTGGCTGATGAAGAAGATGAGCAGCTGCGAAGTTTTCAA GCTGCTGTTGCTGCAAAGTCTACGATTGTACATGAAATCAAGGAGATGCCTCTTGTTCCCAAAGTCCAG CTAGGTGCACATCAGGGCGGTCATGCTGGCGTTTCTCCTAGGAAGTGCCTCAGGGCATGTGTCTCATCATCCTAG
- the LOC101259480 gene encoding uncharacterized protein isoform X4 has protein sequence MADEDFPPPVRLMNFVSEEQLAESKKTRGARVEDGTAQRDRPLYEILKENKDKKDAEFNERFKHQPPKALDEDETEFLEKLEMSRREYEKQVADEEDEQLRSFQAAVAAKSTIVHEIKEMPLVPKVQGGHAGVSPRKCLRACVSSS, from the exons ATGGCGGACGAGGATTTTCCACCTCCGGTGAGGTTGATGAATTTTGTCTCCGAAGAACAG TTGGCAGAATCCAAGAAAACTCGGGGTGCTCGGGTTGAAGATGGAACTGCTCAGAGAGATCGCCCTCTTTATGAG ATCTTGAAGGAGAACAAGGACAAGAAAGATGCTGAATTTAATGAACGCTTTAAACACC AACCACCCAAAGCCTTAGATGAGGACGAGACCGAGTTTCTTGAGAAGCTTGAAATG TCAAGGAGAGAATATGAGAAGCAAGTGGCTGATGAAGAAGATGAGCAGCTGCGAAGTTTTCAA GCTGCTGTTGCTGCAAAGTCTACGATTGTACATGAAATCAAGGAGATGCCTCTTGTTCCCAAAGTCCAG GGCGGTCATGCTGGCGTTTCTCCTAGGAAGTGCCTCAGGGCATGTGTCTCATCATCCTAG
- the LOC101259480 gene encoding uncharacterized protein isoform X1 has translation MADEDFPPPVRLMNFVSEEQLAESKKTRGARVEDGTAQRDRPLYEILKENKDKKDAEFNERFKHQPPKALDEDETEFLEKLEMSRREYEKQVADEEDEQLRSFQAAVAAKSTIVHEIKEMPLVPKVQEPKLIKRKNPPANPLGMIVKIKPQAKKAKMDLVSSVSSLTTATSSDVDNVSTSETEESQRLTKRPIANADNHGPVTIGGLVSYSDESDDD, from the exons ATGGCGGACGAGGATTTTCCACCTCCGGTGAGGTTGATGAATTTTGTCTCCGAAGAACAG TTGGCAGAATCCAAGAAAACTCGGGGTGCTCGGGTTGAAGATGGAACTGCTCAGAGAGATCGCCCTCTTTATGAG ATCTTGAAGGAGAACAAGGACAAGAAAGATGCTGAATTTAATGAACGCTTTAAACACC AACCACCCAAAGCCTTAGATGAGGACGAGACCGAGTTTCTTGAGAAGCTTGAAATG TCAAGGAGAGAATATGAGAAGCAAGTGGCTGATGAAGAAGATGAGCAGCTGCGAAGTTTTCAA GCTGCTGTTGCTGCAAAGTCTACGATTGTACATGAAATCAAGGAGATGCCTCTTGTTCCCAAAGTCCAG GAGCCGAAATTAATTAAGAGGAAGAATCCTCCAGCTAATCCATTGGGAATGATTGTCAAAATCAAACCACAAGCTAAGAAAGCTAAGATGGATCTGGTATCTTCCGTATCTTCTTTGACAACAGCTACCTCATCAGATGTTGATAACGTATCCACATCTGAAACAGAAGAATCCCAGAGATTAACAAAAAGACCTATTGCTAATGCTGACAACCACGGACCTGTTACAATAGGTGGTTTGGTTTCATATAGTGATGAAAGTGATGATGATTGA